One Phocoena sinus isolate mPhoSin1 chromosome 14, mPhoSin1.pri, whole genome shotgun sequence genomic region harbors:
- the LOC116765024 gene encoding LOW QUALITY PROTEIN: uncharacterized protein LOC116765024 (The sequence of the model RefSeq protein was modified relative to this genomic sequence to represent the inferred CDS: inserted 1 base in 1 codon; deleted 1 base in 1 codon), producing the protein MGVTAGGPITSSPITFIKTVQPQEVDSVDQGPLGSCLLNREMSRRGTVMRREPDTCQDASATVRLTFVCKEAGSERXTESVWKPLGSVIIQSTLFDQLLCARPCVCTENSW; encoded by the exons ATGGGGGTCACGGCAGGAGGCCCCATCACAAGCTCCCCCATCACTTTTATTAAAACAGTGCAGCCTCAGGAAGTTGACAGCGTTGATCAGGGCCCTCTGGGGTCTTGCCTGCTTAACAGGGAAATGAGT AGGAGGGGGACAGTCATGAGAAGGGAACCGGATACCTGCCAGGATGCGTCAGCCACTGTTAGGTTGACTTTTGTGTGCAAAGAAGCTGGATCTGAGA AGACTGAGAGCGTGTGGAAGCCACTGGGTTCAGTCATAATTCAATCGACACTTTTTGAccagctactatgtgccaggccctgtgtttgTACCGAGAATTCATGGTAA